One part of the Caproiciproducens sp. CPB-2 genome encodes these proteins:
- a CDS encoding NAD(P)/FAD-dependent oxidoreductase: MYDVAIIGCGVIGAATAYELSRYDLKIAVLEKENDVADGTTKANSAIVHAGYDPEPGTAMARLNVLGNAMIEEIAKKLKVPYQKCGSLVLGFNEDDLHVIYRLYRQGMVNGVPGIRVLNARETLEMEPNLSKEIKGALYAPSGAIVSPWELCIAMADTAKRNGADFFLNSKVDRIERTGTAYRLFCGDQVVEAARVVNAAGLHSDDVHNLVAEKPEFRIIPSKGQYYLLDKSQGNLVSKVIFQCPSKVGKGVLVSPTVHGNLIVGPDAVGVENDDDVSTTQSGLDFVRETAVRSVPGINFRESIRNFAGVRAQSERSDFIIEESKSARGFINLAGIKSPGLTSAPAIALDCIKLLERTGVFLKEKEDFIDERRKVSFKSLSPEEKAALIEKNPLYGRVICRCETITEGEIVDAIHSPITPRTVDAVKKRCNAGMGRCQGGFCGPRVQEILARELGLPLEEVLLNKKGTYILTGETKKGGVQQ; encoded by the coding sequence ATGTATGATGTAGCAATTATCGGCTGCGGTGTCATCGGAGCGGCAACAGCGTACGAGCTTTCGCGCTACGACCTGAAAATCGCTGTTCTGGAAAAGGAAAACGACGTTGCCGACGGCACAACCAAGGCGAACAGCGCCATTGTCCACGCGGGGTATGATCCGGAGCCCGGCACGGCGATGGCCCGGCTCAATGTTCTGGGCAACGCCATGATTGAAGAGATTGCGAAAAAACTGAAGGTTCCCTATCAGAAATGCGGGTCGCTGGTGCTGGGATTCAACGAGGACGACCTGCATGTGATTTACCGGCTGTACAGGCAGGGCATGGTAAACGGCGTGCCGGGCATCCGGGTCCTGAACGCAAGGGAGACCCTTGAAATGGAACCGAATTTAAGCAAGGAGATCAAAGGCGCCCTGTACGCGCCGTCCGGCGCGATCGTCAGCCCGTGGGAGCTGTGCATCGCCATGGCGGACACCGCGAAGCGCAACGGCGCGGATTTCTTCCTCAACAGCAAGGTCGACCGGATCGAACGCACGGGGACGGCGTACCGCCTGTTCTGCGGCGACCAGGTGGTTGAAGCGGCCCGCGTGGTCAACGCGGCGGGCCTCCATTCCGACGACGTCCACAATCTGGTGGCGGAGAAGCCGGAATTCAGAATTATCCCGAGCAAGGGCCAGTATTATCTGCTGGATAAAAGTCAGGGAAATCTGGTCAGTAAGGTGATTTTCCAGTGCCCCAGCAAGGTGGGAAAAGGCGTTCTGGTTTCCCCGACGGTGCACGGCAATCTGATTGTCGGGCCGGACGCGGTCGGCGTTGAGAACGACGACGATGTTTCCACCACCCAGAGCGGGCTTGATTTTGTCCGTGAAACGGCGGTCAGGTCCGTGCCGGGCATCAATTTCAGGGAGTCCATCCGCAATTTTGCGGGCGTCCGCGCACAGAGCGAACGTTCGGACTTTATCATTGAGGAATCCAAATCCGCCAGAGGCTTCATCAACCTGGCCGGAATCAAATCGCCGGGTCTGACCAGCGCCCCCGCCATTGCGCTCGACTGTATCAAGCTTTTGGAAAGAACGGGCGTTTTTCTGAAGGAAAAGGAAGACTTTATAGACGAAAGGCGGAAGGTGAGCTTCAAGTCCCTGTCCCCGGAGGAGAAAGCGGCGCTGATTGAGAAAAATCCGCTTTACGGCCGGGTGATCTGCCGCTGCGAGACGATCACGGAGGGCGAGATTGTGGACGCCATCCACAGCCCGATCACCCCGCGCACCGTCGACGCGGTCAAAAAGAGATGCAACGCCGGCATGGGGCGCTGTCAGGGCGGCTTCTGTGGCCCGCGCGTGCAGGAGATTCTCGCAAGGGAGCTGGGCCTTCCGCTGGAAGAGGTGCTTCTGAATAAAAAGGGTACTTATATTCTGACCGGAGAGACCAAAAAGGGAGGAGTACAGCAATGA
- the larE gene encoding ATP-dependent sacrificial sulfur transferase LarE — translation MDLKTFFTQNPRAALAFSGGVDSSYLLYAAKQYGCDVHAYFIKSAFQPQFELDDARRLAEQLNVPFTVAEFDALENPQVAANDALRCYYCKTTLFTQLRKLAARDGCTLLMDGTNASDSFEGRPGMRALQELGVRSPLRECGLTKDDIRRLSREAGLFTSEKPSYACLATRIPTGTAITEDMLKKVEQGENAMFAMGFTDFRIRLFHGAAKIQLPENQFSLAIEKKNELNQALSPYFDGVLLDLTPRV, via the coding sequence ATGGACTTAAAAACATTCTTTACACAGAATCCGCGCGCCGCGCTCGCTTTTTCCGGAGGGGTGGATTCCTCTTATCTGCTGTACGCGGCAAAACAGTATGGCTGCGACGTCCACGCCTATTTTATCAAATCGGCCTTTCAGCCCCAGTTTGAGCTGGATGACGCGCGCCGTCTGGCGGAGCAGTTAAACGTCCCTTTTACCGTGGCGGAATTCGACGCTCTTGAAAATCCGCAGGTGGCCGCCAACGACGCCCTGCGCTGCTATTACTGCAAGACCACCCTGTTCACGCAGCTCAGGAAGCTGGCGGCGCGGGACGGCTGCACCCTTCTGATGGACGGCACCAATGCCTCCGACAGCTTTGAAGGGCGGCCGGGCATGCGCGCCCTGCAGGAGCTGGGCGTACGCTCGCCCCTGCGCGAATGCGGTCTGACCAAGGACGATATCCGCCGCCTTTCCCGGGAAGCGGGGCTGTTCACTTCCGAAAAACCCTCTTACGCCTGCCTTGCCACCAGAATCCCCACCGGCACGGCCATTACGGAGGACATGCTGAAAAAAGTGGAGCAGGGAGAAAACGCCATGTTCGCCATGGGCTTTACCGATTTCAGAATCCGGCTTTTCCACGGCGCGGCAAAAATCCAGCTTCCGGAAAACCAGTTTTCATTGGCAATTGAAAAGAAAAACGAACTGAATCAGGCTCTTTCCCCGTATTTTGACGGGGTATTGCTCGACCTGACGCCCAGAGTATAA
- the larC gene encoding nickel pincer cofactor biosynthesis protein LarC — MKKLYLECNMGAAGDMLTAALLELYPDKEGFLRQMNSLGLDGVSVRCVPSQKCGIHGSHIDVIIRGEEETAQDVSPDELRSHSGGDGHHNHDGHEHDHGHSHTHDHDEHSHEDAQAHTHGHISYETLKSMISKMPVPEPVKKDALAVYSLLGEAESSVHGVPVEQIHFHEVGSLDAVVDVVGCCLLFHLLGPDSVTASPVHVGSGFVRCAHGILPVPAPATAAILRGVPIYSGEIRGELCTPTGAALLKHFVSRFGPMPPMAADRIGCGMGVKDFAAANCVRAFWAESEANRDEIAQLSCNLDDMTPEAVGFATELLLSAGALDVFTAPVFMKKNRPSTLLTCLCRPDDRERMTRLMLLHTTTLGVRETGCARTVLTSSFRTAETACGPVRIKVSVGGDIVKYKPEYADVRAAAEKHGVPYDTVYKQAVAQAEKRK; from the coding sequence ATGAAAAAGCTGTATCTCGAATGCAATATGGGCGCCGCCGGAGATATGCTGACGGCGGCCCTGCTGGAGCTTTATCCGGATAAGGAAGGCTTCCTCAGGCAGATGAACTCACTCGGGCTGGACGGCGTTTCGGTCCGGTGCGTCCCTTCGCAGAAATGCGGCATCCATGGAAGCCACATCGACGTAATCATCCGCGGTGAAGAAGAAACCGCACAGGACGTAAGTCCCGATGAGCTGCGTTCCCACAGCGGCGGGGACGGCCACCATAACCATGACGGCCATGAGCATGATCACGGACACAGCCACACGCACGATCATGATGAGCACAGCCATGAGGACGCGCAGGCGCACACCCACGGCCATATCAGCTATGAAACGCTGAAAAGCATGATTTCTAAGATGCCGGTTCCGGAACCGGTCAAAAAGGATGCCCTCGCCGTTTATTCCCTGCTCGGAGAGGCGGAGTCCAGCGTACACGGCGTTCCGGTTGAGCAGATCCATTTCCACGAGGTCGGCTCTCTGGACGCTGTTGTGGATGTCGTCGGCTGCTGTCTGCTGTTCCATCTGCTGGGGCCGGATTCGGTTACGGCGTCGCCGGTTCACGTCGGCAGCGGCTTTGTGCGCTGCGCGCACGGGATTCTGCCCGTTCCCGCGCCGGCCACCGCGGCGATTTTACGCGGGGTTCCCATTTACAGCGGAGAAATCCGCGGGGAGCTCTGCACCCCGACCGGCGCCGCGCTGCTGAAGCATTTTGTTTCCCGGTTCGGCCCGATGCCGCCGATGGCGGCGGACAGAATCGGCTGCGGGATGGGCGTTAAGGACTTTGCGGCGGCAAACTGCGTGCGCGCCTTCTGGGCCGAAAGCGAAGCTAACCGCGACGAAATCGCACAGCTGAGCTGCAATCTGGACGATATGACGCCGGAGGCAGTCGGGTTCGCGACGGAGCTGCTGCTTTCCGCGGGCGCTCTGGACGTTTTTACCGCGCCGGTCTTCATGAAGAAAAACCGCCCGTCCACCCTGCTGACCTGCCTGTGCAGGCCGGACGACAGGGAAAGAATGACGCGCCTGATGCTTTTGCACACCACCACGCTGGGGGTCCGCGAAACCGGCTGCGCGCGCACCGTCCTGACCTCCTCCTTCCGTACGGCGGAGACCGCCTGCGGCCCCGTACGAATCAAGGTGAGCGTCGGCGGAGACATCGTCAAATACAAGCCCGAATACGCCGACGTACGCGCCGCCGCGGAAAAGCACGGCGTTCCCTATGACACGGTTTACAAACAGGCGGTCGCACAAGCGGAAAAAAGGAAATAA
- the trxA gene encoding thioredoxin yields the protein MAVVTLTKDNFTQEAVNADKTVLIDFWAPWCGPCRMVSPIVDEIAEEASATLKVGKVNVDEEPELASQFGVMSIPTLVVMKDGKVVTSSVGTKSKESILSMVQ from the coding sequence ATGGCAGTGGTAACTTTGACAAAAGACAATTTTACGCAGGAGGCGGTCAACGCCGACAAGACCGTACTTATTGATTTCTGGGCCCCGTGGTGCGGCCCCTGCCGCATGGTGTCGCCCATCGTGGATGAGATTGCCGAAGAGGCTTCCGCCACCTTAAAGGTAGGCAAGGTAAATGTGGACGAGGAGCCTGAGCTTGCCTCTCAGTTCGGCGTCATGAGCATCCCCACTCTGGTGGTGATGAAGGACGGAAAAGTCGTGACTTCCTCCGTCGGCACCAAAAGCAAGGAATCCATCCTGAGCATGGTCCAATAA
- a CDS encoding DUF3842 family protein, with protein MKIIVIDGQGGGIGRSIVERLKAELPGAELVAVGTNALATSAMLKAGADAGATGENAAVYNCAHADIIAGPMGIILANAMLGEISPAIAQAVSGSRAEKVLIPVSACHVYVAGVEEKPMSKYIELAVASIRKICEA; from the coding sequence ATGAAGATTATCGTGATTGACGGCCAGGGCGGCGGGATCGGCCGCAGCATCGTGGAAAGGCTGAAAGCGGAGCTTCCGGGCGCCGAACTCGTCGCGGTGGGGACCAACGCCCTTGCAACCTCGGCGATGCTGAAAGCGGGAGCCGACGCCGGCGCTACCGGAGAGAATGCGGCCGTATACAACTGCGCGCACGCGGATATTATCGCCGGGCCGATGGGGATTATTCTCGCGAACGCGATGCTGGGGGAAATTTCGCCCGCAATCGCACAGGCTGTTTCCGGCAGCAGAGCGGAAAAGGTGCTGATACCCGTGTCCGCCTGCCATGTGTACGTGGCGGGGGTGGAAGAAAAGCCCATGTCCAAATATATCGAGCTCGCGGTGGCCTCGATCCGAAAAATCTGCGAGGCATGA
- a CDS encoding NAD(P)/FAD-dependent oxidoreductase, with the protein MADIIILGNGPAGISSAAYTARAGLDTMVIGRDSGALSKAGEIENYYGFPTPISGEQLVRNGIDQAERLGVSIVSDEVLGISYDGEFTVQSKQGAYKAPVVILATGASRKSPGIEGLSRFEGKGVSYCAVCDAFFYRGKAVAVLGDGDYALHEAAELLPVVGSVTVLTNGREPSAEFPEQIAVNKKEIEALRGDSVLESIAFRDGSTQPLSGLFIALGVASSADFARTMGAETENGRIVVNDRMQTSIPGLYAAGDCTGGMYQISKAVYDGARAATSAIQYLRSRKK; encoded by the coding sequence ATGGCCGATATAATCATCTTGGGAAACGGTCCCGCCGGAATCTCTTCAGCAGCCTATACGGCACGCGCCGGGCTGGACACCATGGTAATCGGGCGCGACAGCGGAGCTTTATCAAAAGCGGGGGAAATCGAAAATTATTACGGCTTTCCCACCCCTATTTCCGGAGAACAGCTGGTCCGCAACGGAATCGACCAGGCCGAAAGGCTCGGCGTTTCCATCGTCAGCGACGAGGTTCTGGGCATCAGCTACGACGGCGAGTTTACCGTCCAGTCAAAACAGGGCGCCTACAAAGCCCCTGTGGTCATCCTCGCGACCGGCGCTTCCAGAAAATCGCCCGGGATCGAGGGCCTGAGCAGATTTGAGGGAAAAGGCGTCAGCTACTGCGCCGTCTGCGACGCGTTTTTCTACCGCGGAAAAGCCGTTGCCGTTCTGGGGGACGGCGACTACGCCCTGCACGAGGCGGCCGAGCTTCTGCCGGTCGTCGGTTCGGTCACGGTACTGACCAACGGACGTGAACCCTCCGCGGAATTTCCCGAACAGATTGCCGTGAATAAAAAGGAAATAGAGGCTCTCAGAGGCGACAGCGTTTTGGAATCCATCGCTTTCCGCGACGGCTCCACCCAGCCGCTCAGCGGGCTGTTCATCGCTCTGGGCGTGGCGTCCAGCGCGGATTTCGCCCGCACCATGGGCGCCGAAACCGAAAACGGCCGCATCGTGGTAAACGACCGCATGCAGACGAGTATTCCCGGCCTTTACGCGGCGGGCGACTGCACCGGCGGGATGTACCAGATTTCCAAAGCGGTCTACGACGGCGCCAGAGCCGCGACCAGCGCCATTCAATATCTGCGCAGCCGCAAAAAATAA
- the larB gene encoding nickel pincer cofactor biosynthesis protein LarB: MEQQKTLELLQKVKDGELSPQEAVLKLKMSPYEDLGYAKIDLHRGLRQGIPEVIYGSGKTPEQILGIASAMRKRGGENILITRLSPESAEKVGKKITLTYDPMSKIGIVGRKSEITASGTIAVATGGTSDMPVAEEAALTAEVLGNKVARLYDVGVAGLHRLLSKLDILMDANVVVAIAGMEGALASVIGGLVDCPVIAVPTSIGYGANFNGLSALLSMLNSCASGVSVVNIDNGFGAGYLASMINHMGGTAQ, translated from the coding sequence ATGGAACAGCAAAAAACGCTGGAACTGCTGCAAAAAGTAAAGGATGGGGAGCTTTCCCCACAGGAGGCCGTTCTAAAGCTGAAAATGAGTCCCTACGAGGATTTGGGATACGCCAAAATCGACCTGCACCGGGGGCTGCGCCAGGGCATCCCGGAAGTGATCTACGGCAGCGGGAAAACGCCGGAGCAGATTCTCGGCATCGCCTCGGCCATGCGGAAGCGCGGCGGGGAAAACATTCTGATTACCCGTCTTTCCCCCGAATCCGCGGAAAAGGTGGGTAAAAAAATCACCCTCACCTACGACCCCATGTCTAAAATCGGAATTGTGGGACGAAAAAGCGAAATCACCGCTTCCGGCACGATCGCGGTGGCGACCGGCGGCACCAGCGACATGCCCGTCGCCGAAGAAGCGGCCCTGACCGCGGAGGTGCTGGGCAACAAGGTCGCCCGTCTGTACGACGTGGGCGTGGCGGGCCTGCACCGCCTGCTTTCCAAGCTGGATATCCTGATGGACGCGAACGTCGTTGTTGCCATCGCCGGAATGGAAGGGGCGCTCGCAAGCGTAATCGGCGGGCTTGTGGACTGCCCGGTCATCGCCGTACCGACCAGCATCGGTTACGGGGCAAACTTCAACGGCCTTTCCGCCCTGCTTTCCATGCTGAACTCCTGTGCCAGCGGCGTAAGCGTGGTAAATATCGACAACGGCTTCGGCGCGGGGTACCTCGCCAGCATGATCAACCATATGGGAGGGACTGCCCAATGA
- a CDS encoding potassium channel family protein, which yields MRIVIVGGGKLGHQIARNMLERKYSVKLIEKDKLKCMRLANELDVEVICGDGTEIEVLDEAGTKNADCVIAVTGSDQDNLVASQLARKEFKAAKVIARANDPRNLAALRKLGADIAVSSTEIITNLIEQEVDVSKMHLLATLNKGKAGICAITLPRDTALDGVQLKDITLPQGSLIISVVRGDTMMIPNGFTVIRANDEIVAVCENKSQKELMEILGAQRE from the coding sequence ATGAGGATTGTAATTGTGGGCGGCGGCAAGCTGGGGCATCAGATTGCCAGAAATATGCTCGAAAGAAAATACAGCGTGAAGCTGATTGAAAAAGATAAGCTCAAATGTATGCGCCTCGCCAATGAGCTGGATGTGGAAGTGATTTGCGGCGACGGCACGGAAATTGAGGTGCTGGACGAAGCCGGCACAAAAAACGCTGACTGCGTGATCGCGGTTACAGGCAGCGATCAGGACAATCTCGTTGCCTCCCAGCTGGCAAGAAAAGAGTTTAAGGCGGCAAAAGTCATTGCACGGGCGAACGACCCCCGCAATCTGGCGGCCCTGCGCAAACTGGGCGCGGATATTGCCGTCAGCAGCACGGAAATTATCACCAACCTGATTGAGCAGGAAGTGGACGTCTCAAAGATGCATCTGCTTGCAACGCTGAATAAGGGAAAGGCCGGAATCTGTGCCATTACCCTTCCGCGCGACACCGCGCTGGACGGCGTGCAGCTGAAGGACATCACCCTCCCGCAGGGTTCGCTGATTATCTCCGTAGTGCGCGGCGACACCATGATGATTCCAAACGGGTTTACGGTCATTCGTGCCAACGATGAGATCGTTGCCGTCTGTGAAAATAAAAGCCAGAAGGAACTGATGGAAATTCTGGGCGCCCAAAGAGAATAA
- a CDS encoding glycerol-3-phosphate responsive antiterminator produces the protein MKEDILNLLSDNPIIAAINSDEGLENVLHSRCKVVFILYGSLCSIANIVHRVKQEGKYAFVHVDLIEGTSTKDVVIDFIKETTGADGIISTRASMIKAGNSRGLYTIHRFFLIDSMSFHNVSKQVSLCSPDCIEIMPGCIPKVLRSIQKIVNVPIIAGGLVVDKEDVVAALGAGADAISSTSTRVWDQI, from the coding sequence ATGAAAGAGGACATTTTGAATCTGCTCAGCGACAACCCGATCATCGCGGCGATCAACAGCGACGAGGGGCTGGAAAACGTTCTTCATTCCCGGTGTAAAGTTGTGTTTATTCTGTACGGAAGCCTGTGCAGCATTGCGAATATTGTCCACCGGGTCAAGCAGGAGGGCAAATACGCCTTTGTCCACGTCGATCTGATCGAAGGCACGTCGACCAAAGACGTCGTGATCGATTTTATCAAGGAAACGACGGGCGCCGACGGCATTATCAGCACCCGGGCGTCTATGATAAAGGCGGGGAACTCAAGGGGCCTGTACACCATCCATCGCTTTTTCCTGATCGATTCCATGTCCTTTCACAATGTTTCCAAGCAGGTGAGCCTGTGCAGCCCGGACTGCATTGAAATTATGCCGGGGTGCATTCCGAAGGTGCTTCGCTCCATTCAGAAAATCGTAAACGTCCCGATCATTGCCGGAGGTCTGGTGGTGGACAAGGAGGACGTGGTTGCCGCCCTCGGGGCCGGCGCGGACGCGATCTCTTCCACCAGCACAAGGGTCTGGGACCAGATATAA
- a CDS encoding DUF1667 domain-containing protein, translating to MTELICIVCPKGCHLKVDEQNGYAVTGNGCKRGEVYGKKELTNPTRVVPSTVKISGGSHRRLPVKTSEPIPKAMIFDAVKLLDTVEVTAPVKRGDVVYKDILGTGIDFVATRDM from the coding sequence ATGACTGAACTGATTTGTATCGTATGCCCCAAGGGCTGCCATTTGAAGGTGGATGAGCAGAACGGCTACGCGGTGACCGGCAACGGCTGCAAAAGGGGCGAGGTCTACGGCAAAAAAGAACTGACCAATCCGACAAGGGTGGTTCCTTCCACGGTGAAGATCAGCGGCGGTTCCCACCGCCGCCTGCCTGTAAAGACCAGCGAGCCGATTCCCAAGGCGATGATCTTCGACGCGGTGAAGCTGCTGGACACCGTAGAGGTGACCGCTCCCGTCAAGCGCGGCGATGTGGTTTATAAGGATATTTTAGGAACGGGAATCGATTTTGTCGCCACAAGAGATATGTAA
- a CDS encoding NAD(P)/FAD-dependent oxidoreductase: MITEAYDLVVVGGGPAGLAAALEGYHNGAESVLILERDKELGGILNQCIHNGFGLHYFKEELTGPEYAQRFVEMLRDTNVQVKLDTMVLEITRGKQIHCVNSKDGYMIIQAKAIVLAMGCRERTRGAIAIPGDRPAGIFTAGTAQRYVNMEGYMVGKRVIILGSGDIGLIMARRMTLEGAKVLACVELMPYSNGLNRNIVQCLKDYDIPLYLSHTITDIQGDGRVEKVVVSKVDENRKPIPGTEMTFDCDTVLLSVGLIPENELSKSAGLAMDRRTSGPVVFENMETSMQGIFACGNVVHVHDLVDFVTAESQRAGRAAGKYIANGEPKSESFLEVQNGSCVNYTVPQKIRTENLDKAAEIFFRVNNVYKDVVIQVTDGEKEIARFKREHMAPGEMEKITVPKALLENAAGVLTVAVGKEETA; the protein is encoded by the coding sequence ATGATAACGGAAGCTTATGATTTGGTTGTCGTCGGCGGAGGCCCCGCGGGGCTCGCGGCTGCTCTGGAGGGCTACCACAACGGCGCGGAAAGCGTCCTGATCCTGGAGCGCGACAAGGAGCTGGGTGGGATTCTCAACCAGTGTATCCACAACGGGTTCGGGCTCCATTACTTTAAAGAGGAGCTGACGGGTCCCGAATACGCCCAGCGGTTTGTTGAAATGCTGCGGGACACCAACGTACAGGTCAAGCTGGACACGATGGTGCTGGAAATTACGCGCGGCAAGCAGATTCACTGTGTGAACAGCAAAGACGGCTACATGATTATTCAGGCGAAGGCGATCGTGCTGGCGATGGGCTGCAGGGAAAGGACTCGCGGAGCCATTGCGATTCCGGGCGACCGCCCGGCGGGTATTTTCACCGCCGGGACCGCGCAGCGCTACGTCAATATGGAAGGCTATATGGTCGGCAAAAGGGTGATCATCCTCGGCTCCGGCGACATCGGCCTGATTATGGCGCGCCGCATGACGCTGGAGGGCGCGAAGGTGCTTGCGTGTGTGGAACTGATGCCCTACTCCAACGGGCTGAACCGCAACATTGTGCAGTGCCTGAAGGATTACGACATTCCGCTTTACCTCTCCCATACCATTACGGATATTCAGGGGGACGGAAGAGTGGAAAAGGTCGTCGTGTCCAAGGTGGACGAAAACAGAAAGCCGATTCCGGGAACGGAAATGACCTTCGACTGCGACACGGTCCTGCTTTCCGTCGGACTGATCCCGGAAAACGAACTGTCCAAGTCGGCGGGGCTGGCCATGGACCGGCGCACCAGCGGCCCGGTGGTGTTTGAAAACATGGAAACCTCCATGCAGGGGATTTTCGCCTGCGGCAACGTCGTGCACGTGCATGACCTGGTGGACTTCGTAACGGCGGAAAGCCAGCGGGCTGGCCGCGCCGCGGGAAAATATATCGCAAACGGGGAGCCGAAGTCCGAAAGCTTCCTCGAGGTGCAGAACGGCAGCTGTGTCAACTACACGGTCCCGCAGAAAATCCGCACGGAAAATCTGGACAAGGCGGCGGAAATTTTCTTCCGCGTCAACAATGTTTATAAGGACGTAGTGATTCAGGTGACCGACGGCGAAAAGGAAATCGCGCGGTTTAAAAGGGAGCACATGGCGCCGGGCGAAATGGAAAAAATCACGGTTCCGAAGGCGCTCCTGGAAAATGCCGCGGGTGTGCTGACCGTAGCGGTCGGGAAGGAGGAAACAGCATGA
- a CDS encoding potassium channel family protein produces MNVLVVGCGRLGTRLAGLLDEHGHDVAVIDSNPDTFRNLSENFSGITVTGMPMDMTVLQNAGVESCDAVAVVTPDDNLNITVSQIVREFFGVQNVVARISDPARENVFERFGLKTVCPTNLAGDSIFTALTQPLASKNMSFESATATFHCRAVDKAHEGISVAAAPKDIGETVFGVLHRNGTLELYSSDRRIILTEGDKVIFAKVID; encoded by the coding sequence GTGAATGTTCTTGTAGTGGGTTGCGGCAGGCTGGGAACCCGTCTGGCGGGACTGCTCGATGAGCACGGCCATGACGTCGCCGTGATTGATTCCAATCCGGATACGTTCCGGAATTTGAGCGAGAACTTCAGCGGGATCACGGTCACCGGCATGCCGATGGATATGACGGTGCTGCAAAACGCCGGAGTGGAAAGCTGCGACGCAGTTGCCGTAGTCACTCCCGACGATAATCTGAACATTACGGTGTCACAGATTGTGCGTGAATTTTTCGGCGTACAGAACGTGGTTGCGCGTATTTCCGACCCGGCCCGTGAAAATGTATTTGAACGGTTCGGTCTGAAAACCGTCTGCCCGACCAATCTGGCGGGCGATTCTATTTTCACCGCGCTGACGCAGCCGCTCGCTTCCAAAAATATGTCCTTCGAGAGTGCGACGGCGACTTTTCACTGCCGCGCCGTGGATAAGGCGCATGAAGGCATTTCCGTTGCCGCGGCTCCAAAGGATATTGGAGAGACCGTTTTCGGGGTTCTTCATCGTAACGGTACGCTGGAGCTGTATTCTTCTGACCGCAGAATCATTCTTACCGAAGGGGACAAGGTCATTTTTGCAAAGGTGATCGACTGA